The following are from one region of the Mustela lutreola isolate mMusLut2 chromosome 7, mMusLut2.pri, whole genome shotgun sequence genome:
- the LOC131835445 gene encoding basic salivary proline-rich protein 2-like translates to MAALELGGGLSPLHSPSAGPLRRRGPDPRGRRWARKAPPEGGRGPECLPSASARGSRSLASRALVRGAQQQEGPSKGPRLPAPGESSSPEGPPAAAAAPPAPGAAATPKPGGGSWEARRGGGADNERGGDKGEEGAAGHPPPPPLHPRPPPPGPAAPPPSRRWSRPRPPGAAAGGGARAPRPRPLPKSQNFPQLRQLSCALTVRRPGLPRGPSRSSSAPSPPRRTIGSRSPGGGDGLRQRRPRQRAGTAISAEPRSFAAAAPAPRWPRTQPNPPRMRHKPLGHGRGTWGGQ, encoded by the coding sequence ATGGCTGCACTTGAACTCGGTGGAGGGCTGAGCCCGCTGCACAGTCCCAGCGCGGGGCCCCTACGGCGGCGCGGCCCCGACCCGCGCGGCCGGAGATGGGCGCGGAAGGCGCCCCCCGAAGGCGGGCGCGGCCCGGAGTGTTTACCGTCCGCGTCGGCCCGGGGGAGCCGCTCCCTCGCGTCCCGAGCACTTGTTCGCGGAGCCCAGCAACAGGAGGGACCCTCGAAGGGGCCGCGGCTCCCGGCGCCGGGGGAGTCGTCTTCGCCCGAGGGGCCCCCCGCGGCCGCGGCCGCGCCCCCCGCGCCGGGAGCGGCGGCGACCCCGAAGCCGGGCGGCGGGAGCTGGGAGGCGCGCCGCGGCGGCGGAGCAGACAATGAGCGAGGGGGCGacaagggggaggagggggccgcGGGGCACCCCCCACCGCCGCCCCTTCATCCCCGCCCGCCCCCTCCtggccccgcggccccgcccccctcccggcGCTGGTCCCGGCCGCGGCCCCCAGGAGCGGCCGCAGGAGGAGGGGCCCGCGCGCCTCGCCCGCGACCCCTCCCCAAATCACAGAACTTCCCCCAACTCCGCCAACTAAGTTGCGCTCTCACCGTGCGGCGCCCGGGGCTCCCCCGCGGGCCCAGCCGGAGCAGCTCCGCACCGTCGCCACCGAGAAGGACAATAGGCAGCCGCTCACCCGGCGGCGGCGACGGCTTGAGGCAGCGGCGGCCGAGGCAACGAGCGGGCACGGCGATCTCAGCGGAGCCCAGAAGCTTCGCCGCGGCTGCTCCGGCTCCGCGCTGGCCCCGCACACAGCCCAACCCGCCGCGCATGCGCCACAAGCCGCTCGGGCACGGGCGGGGCACTTGGGGAGGGCAGTAA